TGTGGAGCCTTATGAATGTGCTCTGCAGACGGAATGGGGATTGTGACTTCTCCGCttcagtatatatatttttatttctggaACTCCTTTATATGTTAAATTGTGTTTGTCAGTGGGAATTGGTCACATAGGCTTTGTGCACATAATGAAACGTCCTATGCATAAGCTGATGAGCGCCGTAGCGCTTGTATAACAAAAACAGATGATACCTTTAGGCATttgtaactttaaaggaaatctttcattAGAATTGTATATGAGGGGTGAAAGTGTTGTGGTGGCACCGTTGTCATGATTACATGATATAAAGAGTCGCTTTGATGTGAAATTTCTCCCCTGTCTAGAATACCAATGGTTTCTTCACACTTGTGACTTTCCCCATATGGCTCTTCACTGTGTAGTCTGTAATGGTGTTTGGCTTGAGGTTTCCCTGGCCAGATATACTGCTGTGGTTCCTGCTAAGCAGAGCAGCAATGGTACAGACTTCTTGCAGCCCTTCATTGCCACCTTGGGCTAAGTGCACACCCCGCAACTTGCTGTtgcagcctaacttgctgatcagcagCGGTCTCGTtgacagatcacgaaaacggggTCTGTATGACAGCCTCCCCCAATGCCCCCGCCCCCACCGTttctccgtcagactaatggagcaggcgaccgttcttctccattaatctctgtggagctgacTAAGATCACCAAGCGCAGCGCTCTgctatttccgtcagctccatatagattaatggagcagaacggtcatgtatgGCCatttgctccattagtctgatggagcaatGGGGGGTCCGCTGGATGTACgtgggaccccaacagacccctcatttttgtggTGCCAGCCTGTTACAATCCAGCTTCTTTATAGTTGAAACTTGGAGTAAGATCTGTGTGGCAGAATTGGTTACCTCTTGAAGTTACAGGGTACAGGTATTGCATTTTGCTCCTCTTTGCTCAAAATTTAGCACTTTTACAAGTGGGCAATGCTCCTATGTGTAATGTCTGACACTTGTGATGTTGGTTCACTCTCTAAATACCTGTTTGATGTGGCATGAACTGAGCATATATGACCACTAGCACTGGACACTTGACaaccggtgggggggggggggtatgggggATGTGCTATGATCCTAAAGTAATGGGATaccctttttaacttttttttttttctcctttaagtTTGTCACGCAGAATTGAATGCCATTATGAACAAAAACTCTGCTGATGTTAAAGGGTGTATCATGTATGTAGCACTTTTTCCATGTAATGAATGTGCCAAGCTGATCATTCAGGCAGGTAAGTGATTTTGTTTGCTTTTTAGTGCTTGATTTTTGGTTTAATAAATTACACATGTTAAATAATGATATAAGCAGTTTACAAAGTTATTCTCCCATTGTTCTATCTACAACCTGTACACAGGATGGGTGAGATGTGTTTGGTCACTGACAGATTTGTTCAAGGGGCCCTGAATCTCCTTTATCTTCATACTCGgcctataggtcagtgatggtgaacctttcagaGGCTGGTAACTTAAGCAGTAAATAAATGGGTGTGTTTGTCCTTTAGGCACTCAGTGTTGGTACTTTACAATGAGTTATCATTCACTGCTCTCCAGCTTTCAATCACATTAGCTTCTTGAGgaaaccaatacagtagaaagaaagaaagaaagagaagaaatttatattatcattgtagcttctctggaACCGGAAAAACAAAATTTGGTGGCTGGAGGACCCTTGGATGAGCAGCCATGTCTACAATGTCTCCATCCTTCTGTAGTCCCAGGAAGCCAAGGGTGTTACACTTTAAAATTAGTTCTTAGTGGGACATGTCCTGGATGTCTTCTGGCGGAGacctggtaaactctgtgctggtTGATGACCTGGGCTCTCTGGCACACgagccataggtttgccatcccTGCTTTAGGTTATATGTAAAGTCTTATTCATTGTAAatgtggcttaaaggaaacctgtcagcataaattgacctaataaaccactaccagtatgttgtccagCAGCCAAACTCCTACCAGTTTCTTTTGTGACCCAGTCTGATGGCATCATGGAGAAAATCTACTGAGATGTAAATTGAATCAAGGAGGCGAGAGTTTACCACTctcaagtcaagctctcttcctcagaaagcccccttcattgTAACTGACGGTCCTGCAACAAGAGACATCACAAACCAGAtctcatgttttttttctttaatctgaggaggcgttcagagctccccactttAGTGTTAAGCTGTGTATGGGATGCTTTGTGTATTGACGTCTACTTCACTACAACGTTAATATATTAGAAGTCGATACAACCCAGATTGGTGACTGGGACTCGTTGTAGTTTGTTGAGATTTCCAAACTTCACTCATCCAATGCAGTTAGGATGAGGAAAATACCAAATCGTATAAGTGTAGTGTATTTGCTGTGTGATACTATAGTGTGTGCTTGCTGGGGGAATGCATGATGATGGGGTTAGCATAAGCAGAGCTAATGGGAGGGGGTGGGACATTTTGGAGAATGTTGGTtgcaattatatatatttttatctttctAGGTATTAAAGAAGTAATCTTCATGTCAGACAAGTATCATGACACACCGGAAATGAAAGCTGCGAGGCACATGTTTGACCTAAGTGGGGTCAAATACACGTAAGGCcatgatttattttttaaaattttatttatagtCTTATACGTAATCTTTAAGGTTACAGTTTCAGGATATCCCTGCAGGAATCACACTGAGCACAGCGCAGTCTATGGGGGTCCTTCCATCATAGAGAATTGCATATATAATTGTTTAAACATTGACAGATTGTTGGGGtgtctgttttaaaaaaatttttttttttttactcctaatGTTCGCTGTACATGCTCAAAAGGTGTTGTTGGCAGCTGATCTCCCTGTGTTAACTTGGGATGTGCTGCAGCCAATAAGTGGTATGAGAAGCTGGTGGTGGGGGTTGGGGGTACTGCTAGAAATTGGTGACAGGCCCCGATCGGGGCCTGTTACCTATAGTCTATCTACCCTATTAATGGTGTCCCCCCTCCCACCCCTTAAATAAGTCAAGcatcattttttaataatataaaaaCTTGTCTATACTTTTAACTTCAGCTAAGAGAATGAGGAAGGGGCGATACGTTTTGCACAAAGGGGGAAAACTTTAGCAATGAAACCAACTCCTGGAGCTCAGTTGTTAGAAATGTTTTCTTTTCCTGGTAATTTATGATCTCTGTTAGCTGAAAAACACACAGCCTCAGCAACCCCATGTGTCTTTTTGTTTCAGTCTATCCCTTCTAAGGATTCTCTCTGCATGGGGCACTATAATTGGCTTCTCTAGAGAGCGCATGGAGTCTAAGCAATGTATTCCTCTCATACCCCCTCTTTCTTATTCGACTGACGGAAACTGAGTTCCTGCGTGTAACTaacctatatattttatattttaaggaaATTTGTACCCAAGCAGAAAAGTATAGTCATCGACTTTGATTCAATCAATAGCAAGAGGAGTCCACCTGCGTTGTGAAGACCTTGATGACGCCATCCATCTTGGCTTTGTACACCGCTCCTTCTTTTTGTGCAATCTAATTTTGATGGCTCCGATAAGTCCCCTAATGCTCTCATAAATGTTCCCAAAGTCAGGTAAACGCTAATGCTGATGTGTTCTGTTACATATGCTGTACCTCCAGTCTTAAGCATAGTACTATCAAGTATTAACCTGCTTTCTATAGTTGTGGCGTCCTAGGGTGCCGCTCTCTGGACGGTTTCCTGTAGGCTGCAATCGTCCTACAGAAGAATATCctggttttaaatgtttttcttgGTACAGGGAATGGATGTCTGGTTTTTggtttttaatctgtttttaaaTTCCTTCTATATTTCTATTCCTTGAATTAAAGCATTCCTTGAGCTGCTAGGTTTTACTACTTCTGTACTCCATGTGTGGTGCTATTAAAACCTGTATATTATGCTTTTTACTATGTGTTTTAATTACATAAGTCCAAGCTTTGGAGTGTGCACCTATGCACTGTGCAATAACAATATAAGATAAGACTCAATATAAAAATTGGACGAATACAGCTGATTGAGTC
The DNA window shown above is from Engystomops pustulosus chromosome 1, aEngPut4.maternal, whole genome shotgun sequence and carries:
- the DCTD gene encoding deoxycytidylate deaminase is translated as MSGEAAGSGQAADVMCKKREDYLEWCEYFMAVAFLSAQRSKDPSSQVGACIVNPENKIVGIGYNGMPNGCHDDVLPWARTASDRLDTKYPYVCHAELNAIMNKNSADVKGCIMYVALFPCNECAKLIIQAGIKEVIFMSDKYHDTPEMKAARHMFDLSGVKYTKFVPKQKSIVIDFDSINSKRSPPAL